Proteins from a single region of Novosphingobium sp. CECT 9465:
- a CDS encoding manganese catalase family protein has product MHNKRLQYTVRVGEPNPELASLLLEQFGGPDGELAAAMRYFTQGLAEDGPGRKDMLLDIATEELSHLEVIGSIVAMLNKGVKGALSEAAMGEADMYMAINAGGDSHTQSLLYGGGPALTNSSGVPWTVAYVDSRGDPTCDLRSNIAAESRAKIIYERLINITDDPGIKEALGFLMTREIAHQKSFEKALYSIRENFPPGNLPGLSSYASLYVNTSQGDGDANGPWNTGPQWDRLDDIEFHDARGAPSWKSPFSTNSLRTASNSSWPFFPGQCARNAPAGQGRRFRPASLSRTNPCLPITDVPKGRSRDLTGISAPRDCLELTGLAMSFVAGRQVGTWQRGHTGRVRFGWRWFPFRWKSIRRRNPAHQ; this is encoded by the coding sequence ATGCACAACAAGCGCCTTCAATATACAGTTCGGGTCGGTGAACCCAATCCCGAACTTGCATCGCTGCTGCTGGAGCAGTTCGGCGGGCCGGACGGTGAGCTTGCTGCAGCGATGCGCTACTTCACGCAGGGCCTTGCTGAGGATGGTCCCGGCCGCAAGGACATGTTGCTCGACATCGCTACCGAAGAACTGAGCCATCTCGAAGTGATCGGCTCGATTGTCGCGATGCTCAACAAAGGAGTGAAGGGCGCACTGTCCGAAGCGGCGATGGGAGAGGCCGACATGTACATGGCGATTAACGCCGGTGGTGACAGTCATACCCAGTCGCTGCTTTATGGCGGCGGCCCGGCCTTGACCAACAGCTCGGGTGTGCCCTGGACCGTTGCGTACGTTGACAGCCGCGGCGATCCCACATGCGATCTCCGGTCGAATATTGCAGCAGAAAGCCGCGCGAAGATCATCTACGAGCGTCTGATTAACATCACCGATGACCCCGGGATAAAGGAGGCACTCGGCTTTCTGATGACGAGGGAAATTGCGCACCAGAAGAGTTTCGAAAAGGCTCTCTATTCAATCCGCGAAAACTTTCCCCCAGGCAATTTGCCCGGCCTGTCTTCATATGCCAGCCTTTACGTCAATACGTCCCAGGGCGACGGTGACGCCAATGGTCCGTGGAATACCGGACCGCAATGGGATCGTCTGGATGATATTGAATTCCACGATGCTCGTGGCGCGCCTTCGTGGAAATCGCCCTTTTCGACAAATTCCTTGCGCACTGCTTCGAATAGCAGCTGGCCATTCTTCCCCGGCCAGTGCGCCCGCAACGCGCCTGCTGGGCAAGGACGACGTTTTCGGCCTGCGTCCTTATCCAGGACGAACCCTTGTCTGCCCATCACGGATGTTCCGAAAGGAAGGTCGCGTGACCTGACCGGAATTTCAGCACCGCGCGATTGTCTGGAACTCACTGGACTGGCGATGAGTTTTGTCGCCGGAAGGCAGGTTGGCACATGGCAGCGCGGGCATACTGGCAGGGTCAGATTCGGTTGGCGCTGGTTTCCATTCCGGTGGAAATCTATCCGGCGACGAAATCCGGCGCATCAATAA
- a CDS encoding Ku protein yields MAARAYWQGQIRLALVSIPVEIYPATKSGASISFRQIHEPSGKPISYEKIVQGMGAVDRDDIVKGYEISKGNYVLLDEDEIEAVKIESRKTFELVQFVDQHEIDVLYYEKPYFVIPADDLADEAFIVLREALRKARKVGLGQLSVRGREILASLKPCGKGLVLETMRYADEVQRAQTYFKDIPDQKPDSELLDLATTLIEKKSAPFKAETFEDRYIEALKSLVARKAKSKGKKILEDVDEPTAKGSNVIDLMAALKKSVGSSAETAKPASRTRSKTKPKPKTRTPSAPSRKSA; encoded by the coding sequence ATGGCAGCGCGGGCATACTGGCAGGGTCAGATTCGGTTGGCGCTGGTTTCCATTCCGGTGGAAATCTATCCGGCGACGAAATCCGGCGCATCAATAAGCTTTCGCCAGATTCATGAACCTTCGGGCAAGCCGATTTCCTACGAGAAGATCGTTCAGGGCATGGGAGCGGTGGACCGCGACGACATCGTCAAGGGATACGAGATATCCAAAGGCAATTACGTTCTGCTCGACGAAGACGAGATCGAGGCGGTGAAGATCGAAAGCCGCAAGACCTTTGAACTGGTGCAGTTTGTCGACCAGCACGAGATTGATGTGCTCTATTATGAAAAGCCCTATTTCGTCATCCCCGCCGATGATCTGGCCGATGAAGCCTTCATCGTGTTGCGCGAAGCACTGCGCAAGGCGCGCAAGGTCGGACTGGGACAGCTGTCGGTGCGCGGACGGGAAATTCTCGCCAGTCTCAAGCCCTGCGGCAAGGGACTGGTGCTTGAGACCATGCGCTATGCTGATGAGGTGCAGCGTGCGCAGACGTACTTCAAGGACATTCCCGACCAGAAACCCGACAGCGAATTGCTGGACCTTGCGACAACATTGATCGAAAAGAAGTCCGCGCCTTTCAAGGCGGAAACTTTCGAGGATCGCTATATCGAGGCGTTGAAATCGCTTGTTGCGCGCAAGGCCAAGAGCAAGGGCAAAAAGATTCTGGAGGACGTGGACGAGCCGACTGCCAAAGGTTCGAACGTGATCGATCTTATGGCAGCATTGAAGAAGTCCGTTGGCAGCAGCGCCGAAACAGCGAAGCCTGCGTCCAGGACCAGGAGCAAGACAAAGCCGAAACCCAAAACGCGCACGCCGTCTGCCCCGTCGCGCAAATCGGCGTGA
- the ligD gene encoding DNA ligase D has translation MAKPDPLAEYNRKRDFAKTAEPAGKRVKDTAGNVFMVQKHAATRLHYDLRLEVDGVLKSWAVTKGPSLDPDNKRLAVRTEDHPLSYATFEGVIPAGEYGGGTVMLWDRGTWAPIPGKSATDIDDGHLHFTLAGERMKGEWLLVRMKPRVGEKRENWLLRKVQDDFAQRGDGLVEHELNSVSTGRTMAEIASGKKAEAPGIAQKGDPATKVKASKRRPAAHAGRPPAFRPLQLATLVDNVPTGNDWIHEIKYDGYRALIAAAGGDVHVFTRNGHDWTEKFGPLVEAVARLDLPPCLIDGEIVAYGKDGNPSFSALQAVLKRGHGSQGPDDLLEFYAFDLLEQDGKDLAPLSNIERKERLEALLHEAEPPVRLADHVIGAGEKLLETMCAHHQEGIISKRADASYSGKRSKAWVKIKCTNRQEFVVVGWTKSSSRARPFGSLLLAQNDGEAFVYKGKVGTGFDADSFADLAARFTGIVRKTPPVDVPRVEARGTTWLKPELVAEIAFAEFTADGRIRHASFIGLRADKPAKDVTSEVREQTPDAKPKIEISNRDRVIFPDSGETKGDLADYYSAVATLMLPFSGNRPISLVRCPQGRAKKCFFQKHDTGGLGTSVHHVAISEKDGGSEDYLYVTDGEGLLQCVQMGTIEFHGWGARADSVELPDRMIFDLDPDEGLDFGAVKHAARDIRDRLSDLGLVSFAMLSGGKGVHVVVPLAAGHTWDVHKDFSRRFAEALSQAEPDRFVATMSKAKRKGRIFIDWLRNQRGATAVVPYSARARGGAPVAVPISWNELEGFDHAHPYSIGNAKKLIERATSRSLSGWGFSQQVLPPL, from the coding sequence GTGGCCAAGCCTGATCCCCTTGCCGAATACAACCGCAAGCGCGATTTCGCAAAAACCGCCGAGCCTGCGGGCAAACGTGTCAAGGACACGGCAGGCAACGTGTTCATGGTGCAGAAGCACGCGGCGACCCGCCTGCACTACGACCTGCGCCTTGAAGTGGATGGCGTCCTCAAATCCTGGGCCGTAACCAAGGGGCCTAGCCTGGACCCTGACAACAAACGGCTTGCGGTGCGGACCGAGGACCACCCGCTGTCTTACGCCACATTCGAAGGCGTCATCCCTGCGGGCGAATATGGCGGCGGCACGGTCATGCTCTGGGATCGCGGCACATGGGCACCCATACCCGGAAAGAGCGCGACGGATATTGACGATGGCCACCTGCACTTCACGCTCGCCGGTGAGCGCATGAAGGGCGAATGGTTGCTGGTGCGGATGAAGCCGCGCGTCGGCGAGAAGCGCGAGAACTGGCTGTTACGCAAGGTGCAGGATGACTTTGCGCAACGCGGCGATGGACTGGTCGAACACGAGTTGAACAGCGTGTCGACCGGTCGAACGATGGCCGAGATTGCGTCAGGCAAGAAGGCTGAAGCTCCGGGGATTGCACAGAAGGGCGACCCCGCAACAAAGGTGAAGGCCAGCAAGCGACGGCCTGCCGCCCATGCTGGCAGGCCCCCCGCGTTCCGTCCGCTGCAACTGGCGACTTTGGTCGACAACGTGCCGACCGGAAACGACTGGATTCACGAAATCAAGTACGACGGCTACCGGGCGCTGATAGCGGCGGCGGGCGGTGACGTGCATGTATTCACGCGCAATGGGCATGACTGGACCGAAAAGTTCGGTCCGCTCGTCGAGGCCGTGGCGCGGCTCGACCTGCCGCCGTGCCTGATCGATGGGGAAATCGTCGCCTATGGCAAGGATGGCAATCCCAGCTTCTCTGCCTTGCAGGCGGTGCTGAAGCGCGGACACGGCTCGCAGGGGCCGGACGACCTTCTTGAGTTCTACGCCTTCGATCTGCTTGAACAGGACGGAAAGGATCTTGCACCGTTATCCAACATCGAACGCAAGGAACGTCTCGAGGCTCTGCTGCACGAGGCCGAACCACCCGTGCGCCTTGCCGATCACGTGATCGGTGCCGGTGAAAAACTGCTCGAAACGATGTGTGCCCACCATCAGGAGGGCATCATCAGCAAGCGCGCTGATGCGTCCTATAGCGGCAAGCGCAGCAAGGCCTGGGTCAAGATCAAGTGCACCAACCGCCAGGAATTTGTCGTGGTCGGCTGGACCAAATCGTCATCGCGGGCGCGGCCTTTCGGCTCGCTGCTGCTCGCACAGAATGACGGCGAAGCATTTGTCTACAAGGGCAAGGTCGGGACCGGGTTTGATGCTGACAGCTTTGCCGACCTTGCAGCGCGCTTTACCGGAATTGTTCGCAAGACACCGCCAGTGGACGTGCCGCGGGTCGAGGCGCGCGGGACAACGTGGCTCAAACCCGAACTCGTAGCGGAGATCGCCTTTGCCGAATTCACCGCCGATGGCCGGATCCGCCATGCCAGCTTCATCGGCCTTCGTGCAGATAAGCCTGCAAAGGACGTTACATCCGAAGTCCGCGAGCAGACGCCTGATGCCAAGCCCAAAATCGAGATCAGCAACCGGGATCGTGTGATCTTTCCCGATAGCGGTGAGACCAAGGGCGATCTGGCAGATTACTATTCGGCCGTGGCAACATTGATGTTGCCGTTCTCTGGCAACCGCCCAATCAGTCTCGTGCGTTGCCCGCAGGGCAGGGCGAAGAAATGCTTCTTTCAGAAACATGATACCGGCGGGCTCGGAACATCTGTGCATCACGTGGCTATCAGCGAAAAGGATGGCGGCAGCGAAGATTACCTCTATGTCACCGACGGTGAGGGCCTGCTGCAATGCGTACAGATGGGCACTATCGAATTCCACGGCTGGGGCGCAAGAGCCGATTCCGTCGAACTACCCGACCGGATGATCTTCGATCTCGATCCGGACGAAGGGCTTGATTTCGGCGCGGTCAAGCACGCCGCGCGCGACATTCGGGACCGGTTATCGGATCTCGGTCTGGTCAGTTTTGCGATGTTGTCGGGCGGCAAGGGTGTCCATGTAGTTGTACCGCTGGCCGCCGGGCACACATGGGATGTGCACAAGGACTTCTCACGCCGCTTCGCCGAAGCCTTGTCTCAAGCCGAGCCTGATCGCTTCGTGGCCACGATGAGCAAGGCCAAGCGCAAGGGCCGTATCTTCATCGACTGGCTGCGAAACCAGCGCGGTGCCACGGCGGTAGTGCCCTATAGCGCCCGCGCCCGTGGCGGTGCGCCGGTAGCGGTGCCGATTTCATGGAATGAGCTGGAAGGTTTTGATCATGCTCACCCCTATTCAATCGGCAATGCCAAAAAGCTGATCGAACGGGCAACAAGCCGTTCACTGTCAGGCTGGGGCTTTTCGCAACAGGTCCTGCCACCGCTTTAG
- a CDS encoding SDR family oxidoreductase yields the protein MATHDAKSLADAHTQQPDLKGRKAIITGGTTGIGRAIAVLLASYGVKVFVCGRTTEHLADALERICEVGEGDGVVVDLSGSGGIDRLFEAADNYLGGLDIAVINAAVPAEALVDTPEQDTRYQLETDLVAYVITAQECARRMPAGSDIVFIGSMSAVSRKGGSSIYVAAKSGVQGFAASLRQELAERDVKVGLIEPGFTGADFQYPDFPPEKQRELIHQHKMLRAEDIAVATHFMLSQPRRAAVSLMRVETRLEHP from the coding sequence ATGGCGACGCACGACGCAAAATCATTGGCGGATGCTCACACCCAGCAACCCGATCTCAAGGGGCGCAAGGCGATCATTACCGGCGGCACCACCGGCATCGGCCGGGCGATTGCCGTTCTGCTGGCGAGTTATGGTGTAAAAGTTTTCGTGTGCGGCCGAACGACCGAGCATCTGGCCGATGCGTTGGAACGCATTTGCGAGGTTGGTGAAGGCGACGGTGTAGTTGTCGATCTCTCCGGGAGTGGGGGTATCGACCGATTGTTCGAAGCGGCCGACAACTATTTGGGCGGTCTCGACATTGCGGTGATAAACGCCGCTGTTCCCGCCGAAGCGCTGGTTGATACGCCCGAACAAGACACGCGCTATCAGCTTGAGACCGATCTGGTCGCTTACGTGATCACCGCGCAGGAATGTGCCCGGCGCATGCCCGCTGGCAGCGATATCGTTTTCATCGGTTCAATGTCGGCGGTGTCGCGAAAAGGGGGCAGCTCGATCTACGTTGCGGCAAAATCGGGGGTGCAGGGGTTTGCTGCTTCGCTGCGACAGGAATTGGCCGAAAGGGACGTCAAGGTTGGCCTGATCGAACCCGGATTCACCGGGGCCGATTTCCAGTACCCGGACTTCCCGCCCGAAAAGCAGCGTGAGCTTATTCATCAGCACAAGATGTTGCGGGCCGAGGATATCGCTGTTGCCACCCATTTCATGCTGTCTCAACCAAGGCGCGCGGCGGTTTCCCTGATGCGAGTCGAAACGCGGCTTGAACACCCTTGA
- a CDS encoding DUF4142 domain-containing protein, whose translation MTLLSGASRFTICISAVLALGACGQASGPDAAATGPATEAADADAAATSVSGTGTANGTELPLTGQAFIDAASASDQFEIDSARIAQSKGLTGAWREFAQAMTRDHTKSRNDLQAAAAKTQGVQLRQAPVLTPEQQDKIQQLQSASGEAFVRLYSAQQLSAHEKALAMLTTYASSGDAQPLMDYAGKTAPVVKHHLEMLRNMQP comes from the coding sequence ATGACACTGTTGTCAGGCGCATCGCGCTTCACGATTTGCATTTCTGCGGTTCTGGCCCTTGGTGCTTGCGGACAGGCCTCAGGTCCCGACGCGGCGGCGACTGGACCGGCAACCGAAGCTGCCGATGCGGACGCGGCTGCAACCTCTGTTTCAGGCACGGGCACAGCCAACGGGACGGAACTGCCGCTGACCGGGCAGGCATTTATAGATGCCGCATCGGCAAGCGATCAGTTCGAGATCGATAGCGCCCGCATCGCCCAGTCCAAAGGGCTGACGGGAGCATGGCGCGAATTCGCTCAGGCAATGACCCGCGACCACACGAAATCAAGGAATGATCTGCAGGCGGCCGCGGCGAAAACACAAGGTGTGCAATTGCGGCAAGCACCTGTTCTCACCCCCGAACAGCAGGATAAGATTCAACAGCTGCAATCAGCCAGCGGGGAGGCGTTTGTAAGACTCTATTCGGCGCAGCAGCTTTCAGCGCACGAAAAGGCTCTCGCCATGCTGACAACATACGCCAGCAGTGGCGATGCCCAGCCTTTGATGGACTATGCCGGAAAAACGGCTCCCGTGGTCAAGCATCATCTCGAAATGCTGCGCAACATGCAGCCTTGA